A window of the Streptomyces luomodiensis genome harbors these coding sequences:
- a CDS encoding ATP-binding protein, which translates to MDEAEILPVAGPATLTIFVSMDRPGSIAMARDGARAFVECLPFDVGREAADSVALVVSELVTNALRHAGGSCVLSLAALPDAVEVAVGDSSLVRPQWRISDRVGGGGFGWPMVHRLARSVTVTGRAGGGKTVRAVVPCGAGRTASDSSRTAPTARRRAWWTAARV; encoded by the coding sequence ATGGATGAGGCGGAGATCCTGCCGGTGGCCGGACCGGCGACGCTGACGATCTTTGTCTCGATGGACCGGCCGGGCTCTATCGCCATGGCCCGTGATGGCGCCCGCGCCTTCGTGGAGTGTCTGCCATTCGATGTTGGTAGGGAGGCGGCCGACAGCGTGGCGCTGGTGGTGTCGGAGCTGGTCACCAACGCGCTGCGGCACGCGGGAGGCTCCTGCGTGCTGAGCCTGGCTGCTCTGCCGGACGCCGTCGAGGTGGCCGTGGGCGACTCCAGCCTGGTTCGTCCGCAGTGGCGTATCTCGGACCGGGTCGGCGGCGGGGGCTTCGGCTGGCCGATGGTTCACCGGCTGGCTCGCTCGGTGACCGTGACCGGCAGGGCAGGCGGTGGCAAGACGGTGCGCGCGGTGGTGCCCTGCGGCGCAGGGCGCACTGCCTCGGACTCGTCGCGGACTGCCCCCACAGCGCGACGGCGGGCCTGGTGGACGGCGGCTAGGGTTTGA
- a CDS encoding Hsp20/alpha crystallin family protein, producing the protein MLMRTDPFRELDRLTQQILGTPAHPAAMPMDAFRDGDTFVVELDLPGVDPETIDLDVERNVLTVKAERQPSAGEGTEVVVAERPTGSFSRQLFLGETLDSERIDASYDAGVLRLTIPVAEQAKPRKIAISGGSSRKQISS; encoded by the coding sequence ATGCTGATGCGTACCGACCCGTTCCGTGAGCTGGACCGCCTCACCCAGCAGATCCTGGGCACACCAGCCCACCCCGCGGCCATGCCGATGGACGCCTTCCGAGACGGCGACACCTTCGTGGTCGAACTGGATCTCCCCGGCGTCGACCCCGAGACCATCGACCTCGACGTCGAGCGCAACGTCCTGACCGTCAAGGCCGAACGCCAGCCCAGTGCAGGCGAAGGCACCGAAGTCGTGGTCGCCGAGCGACCCACCGGCTCCTTCAGCCGCCAGCTGTTCCTCGGCGAGACCCTGGACAGCGAGCGCATCGACGCCTCCTACGACGCCGGCGTGCTGCGCCTGACCATCCCAGTCGCCGAGCAGGCCAAGCCCCGCAAGATCGCCATCAGCGGCGGCAGCAGCCGCAAGCAGATCAGCAGCTGA
- a CDS encoding DUF2267 domain-containing protein: protein MPMHWDAFLAAIQERGEYDSPEEAERAARVVLALLGAHLVGEVRAELAARLPDALALVLLNPLHCHEPLPPERFIRATAAWIEGATERTATWDVSAVLSVAADLAGEELMNQILLQLPPGYDLLFGRPQPVR from the coding sequence ATGCCCATGCACTGGGACGCATTCCTGGCAGCCATCCAAGAACGCGGCGAGTACGACTCACCCGAAGAAGCCGAACGAGCCGCCCGCGTCGTCCTCGCCCTACTGGGCGCACACCTGGTCGGAGAAGTGCGCGCCGAACTCGCCGCCCGCCTCCCCGACGCCTTGGCACTGGTACTCCTCAACCCCCTCCACTGCCACGAACCGCTCCCACCCGAACGATTCATCCGGGCAACAGCCGCATGGATCGAAGGCGCCACCGAACGCACCGCCACCTGGGACGTCAGCGCCGTGCTCAGCGTCGCGGCCGACCTCGCGGGCGAAGAACTGATGAACCAGATCCTGCTCCAGCTCCCCCCGGGCTACGACCTACTCTTCGGCCGCCCACAACCAGTCCGATGA